One window of Athalia rosae chromosome 4, iyAthRosa1.1, whole genome shotgun sequence genomic DNA carries:
- the LOC105692579 gene encoding SET and MYND domain-containing protein 4-like isoform X1, protein MAQSLCRMEAFLLDLNRKILARTNNQELLIEFSQMQNDEERVIFALQRMIKYKMNLNYESLHKNSEKSIQLKAQGNKLFIGGWDYKAVVKYTESIAYATKSSEELALTYANRSAALFRIEKYQDCINDIDRALSLVYPDKLKIKLYERKGLCLTALGKPDAEASFKKALEWLDKMSLDEDKTKKLKIQLNKFISAPCVNVEIQAESAKYELPEFETPNSEVPCASDAVVIKYTPELGRHVVATRKIRPGEILAAEKPFAMFLMPENVYTHCSKCLQVSMAMTPCNYCVNAMYCSQACKEQAWEEYHEIECAIIGPLLMSGFNMLGLFSMRLAILATQKGKYLDKLKKQLEEIDNHKDPRTKGFSADGKLHSDQYGSIYSLVTNTQKRSAQDLLDRAFKAAYITYILSRESNIFGEKLMLDCDVLAKNAAATFVGGLILKHQQIIPSNVRVFSELRGVEDYENGAAAMPFYSLFNHSCDSSVTRSVQKDHIILYAMYPIEKGEQIYDNYGVHYALSERSKRQKKLLEQFYFKCNCEPCTNDWPVYNKIRSYQAQLLTQHVKNRLKQILRNHTRYIDLAYERKTDQDPNMLNNLLRMIEEVYELVKRPCVELNNVVETVKHYYALQGKRFDVPLKPYEK, encoded by the exons GCTAGATTTGAATCGTAAGATTCTGGCTAGAACAAATAATCAAGAGCTGCTCATTGAATTTAGCCAAATGCAGAATGATGAAGAACGAGTAATATTTGCTTTGCAAAGAATGATAAAGTATAAAATGAACCTTAATTATGAATCATTGCATAAGAATTCTGAAAAGTCGATACAACTAAAAGCACagggaaataaattatttatcggtgGGTGGGATTATAAAGCAGTTGTGAAATACACTGAAAGCATAGCGTATGCAACAAAGTCATCCGAAGAACTGGCTTTGACTTATGCAAATAGATCTGCAGCACTCTTTAGAATTGAGAAATACCAAGACTGCATAAATGACATTGATAGAGCTTTGAGCTTGGTATACccagataaattaaaaataaaattatatgaacGTAAAGGACTCTGTCTCACAGCATTGGGTAAGCCTGATGCAGAAGCATCATTTAAGAAAGCTCTGGAGTGGCTTGACAAAATGTCTTTGGATGAagacaaaacaaagaaattgaaaattcagctgaacaaatttatttcggCCCCGTGCGTAAATGTTGAAATACAGGCAGAGTCAGCAAAATATGAATTACCTGAGTTTGAAACTCCGAATTCAGAAGTCCCATGCGCTTCAGATGCagttgtaataaaatatacgccTGAATTGGGCAGGCATGTTGTTGCCACTCGCAAGATCAGACCAGGAGAAATTTTAGCAGCAGAAAAACCATTTGCTATGTTTCTCATGCCTGAAAACGTTTACACACACTGTTCCAAGTGTTTGCAAGTTTCTATGGCCATGACTCCATGCAATTATTGCGTTAATGCTATGTATTGTTCACAAGCTTGTAAAGAACAGGCCTGGGAGGAGTATCATGAAATTGAGTGCGCCATTATTGGGCCTTTACTAATGTCAGGGTTCAACATGTTGGGGCTATTTAGTATGAGGCTAGCCATCCTGGCGACTCAGAAAGGAAAATATTTGGACAAACTGAAAAAACAACTTGAAGAAATTGATAACCATAAAG ATCCACGCACGAAGGGATTTTCTGCTGATGGAAAGTTGCACAGTGATCAATATGGCAGTATTTATAGTCTGGTGACTAATACTCAAAAACGTTCAGCCCAGGATCTCTTGGATAGAGCATTCAAAGCAGCTTATATCACATACATATTGAGTCGTGAAAGTAATATATTTGGCGAAAAATTGATGCTTGATTGTGATGTATTAGCAAAAAATGCAGCAGCTACATTTGTGGGTGGGCTGATACTAAAGCATCAGCAAATAATTCCCAGCAACGTTCGTGTG TTTTCGGAGCTTCGTGGTGTAGAAGATTATGAGAATGGAGCTGCAGCAATGCCATTTTATAGTCTTTTTAATCATAGCTGTGACTCAAGTGTGACGAGGAGCGTGCAGAAAGATCATATAATTCTCTATGCTATGTACCCGATTGAGAAAGGTGAACAG ATATATGACAATTATGGAGTTCACTATGCTCTGTCCGAGAGGAGTAAACGGCAGAAAAAACTACTCGAACAATTCTACTTCAAGTGCAATTGCGAACCCTGCACCAACGATTGGCCTGTTTATAACAAAATTCGTAGTTATCAG GCACAACTGCTCACACAACACGTGAAAAATAGGCTAAAACAAATCCTTCGAAACCATACCAGATATATCGATCTTGCCTATGAAAGGAAAACAGATCAGGACCCTAATATGTTGAATAATCTATTGAGGATGATTGAGGAAGTTTATGAGCTTGTGAAGAGACCTTGTGTCGAATTGAATAACGTTGTGGAGACAGTTAAGCATTACTACGCTTTACAAGGGAAAAGATTTGATGTACCACTCAAACCGTACgag aaGTGA
- the LOC105692579 gene encoding SET and MYND domain-containing protein 4-like isoform X2 — protein sequence MEAFLLDLNRKILARTNNQELLIEFSQMQNDEERVIFALQRMIKYKMNLNYESLHKNSEKSIQLKAQGNKLFIGGWDYKAVVKYTESIAYATKSSEELALTYANRSAALFRIEKYQDCINDIDRALSLVYPDKLKIKLYERKGLCLTALGKPDAEASFKKALEWLDKMSLDEDKTKKLKIQLNKFISAPCVNVEIQAESAKYELPEFETPNSEVPCASDAVVIKYTPELGRHVVATRKIRPGEILAAEKPFAMFLMPENVYTHCSKCLQVSMAMTPCNYCVNAMYCSQACKEQAWEEYHEIECAIIGPLLMSGFNMLGLFSMRLAILATQKGKYLDKLKKQLEEIDNHKDPRTKGFSADGKLHSDQYGSIYSLVTNTQKRSAQDLLDRAFKAAYITYILSRESNIFGEKLMLDCDVLAKNAAATFVGGLILKHQQIIPSNVRVFSELRGVEDYENGAAAMPFYSLFNHSCDSSVTRSVQKDHIILYAMYPIEKGEQIYDNYGVHYALSERSKRQKKLLEQFYFKCNCEPCTNDWPVYNKIRSYQAQLLTQHVKNRLKQILRNHTRYIDLAYERKTDQDPNMLNNLLRMIEEVYELVKRPCVELNNVVETVKHYYALQGKRFDVPLKPYEK from the exons GCTAGATTTGAATCGTAAGATTCTGGCTAGAACAAATAATCAAGAGCTGCTCATTGAATTTAGCCAAATGCAGAATGATGAAGAACGAGTAATATTTGCTTTGCAAAGAATGATAAAGTATAAAATGAACCTTAATTATGAATCATTGCATAAGAATTCTGAAAAGTCGATACAACTAAAAGCACagggaaataaattatttatcggtgGGTGGGATTATAAAGCAGTTGTGAAATACACTGAAAGCATAGCGTATGCAACAAAGTCATCCGAAGAACTGGCTTTGACTTATGCAAATAGATCTGCAGCACTCTTTAGAATTGAGAAATACCAAGACTGCATAAATGACATTGATAGAGCTTTGAGCTTGGTATACccagataaattaaaaataaaattatatgaacGTAAAGGACTCTGTCTCACAGCATTGGGTAAGCCTGATGCAGAAGCATCATTTAAGAAAGCTCTGGAGTGGCTTGACAAAATGTCTTTGGATGAagacaaaacaaagaaattgaaaattcagctgaacaaatttatttcggCCCCGTGCGTAAATGTTGAAATACAGGCAGAGTCAGCAAAATATGAATTACCTGAGTTTGAAACTCCGAATTCAGAAGTCCCATGCGCTTCAGATGCagttgtaataaaatatacgccTGAATTGGGCAGGCATGTTGTTGCCACTCGCAAGATCAGACCAGGAGAAATTTTAGCAGCAGAAAAACCATTTGCTATGTTTCTCATGCCTGAAAACGTTTACACACACTGTTCCAAGTGTTTGCAAGTTTCTATGGCCATGACTCCATGCAATTATTGCGTTAATGCTATGTATTGTTCACAAGCTTGTAAAGAACAGGCCTGGGAGGAGTATCATGAAATTGAGTGCGCCATTATTGGGCCTTTACTAATGTCAGGGTTCAACATGTTGGGGCTATTTAGTATGAGGCTAGCCATCCTGGCGACTCAGAAAGGAAAATATTTGGACAAACTGAAAAAACAACTTGAAGAAATTGATAACCATAAAG ATCCACGCACGAAGGGATTTTCTGCTGATGGAAAGTTGCACAGTGATCAATATGGCAGTATTTATAGTCTGGTGACTAATACTCAAAAACGTTCAGCCCAGGATCTCTTGGATAGAGCATTCAAAGCAGCTTATATCACATACATATTGAGTCGTGAAAGTAATATATTTGGCGAAAAATTGATGCTTGATTGTGATGTATTAGCAAAAAATGCAGCAGCTACATTTGTGGGTGGGCTGATACTAAAGCATCAGCAAATAATTCCCAGCAACGTTCGTGTG TTTTCGGAGCTTCGTGGTGTAGAAGATTATGAGAATGGAGCTGCAGCAATGCCATTTTATAGTCTTTTTAATCATAGCTGTGACTCAAGTGTGACGAGGAGCGTGCAGAAAGATCATATAATTCTCTATGCTATGTACCCGATTGAGAAAGGTGAACAG ATATATGACAATTATGGAGTTCACTATGCTCTGTCCGAGAGGAGTAAACGGCAGAAAAAACTACTCGAACAATTCTACTTCAAGTGCAATTGCGAACCCTGCACCAACGATTGGCCTGTTTATAACAAAATTCGTAGTTATCAG GCACAACTGCTCACACAACACGTGAAAAATAGGCTAAAACAAATCCTTCGAAACCATACCAGATATATCGATCTTGCCTATGAAAGGAAAACAGATCAGGACCCTAATATGTTGAATAATCTATTGAGGATGATTGAGGAAGTTTATGAGCTTGTGAAGAGACCTTGTGTCGAATTGAATAACGTTGTGGAGACAGTTAAGCATTACTACGCTTTACAAGGGAAAAGATTTGATGTACCACTCAAACCGTACgag aaGTGA
- the LOC125500639 gene encoding SET and MYND domain-containing protein 4-like, whose amino-acid sequence MAQSLCRMEAFLLDLNRKILARTNNQELLIEFSQMQNDEERVIFALQRMIKYKMNLNYESLHKNSEKSIQLKAQGNKLFIGGWDYKAVVKYTESIAYATKSSEELALTYANRSAALFRIEKYQDCINDIDRALSLVYPDKLKIKLYERKGLCLTALGKPDAEASFKKALEWLDKMSLDEDKTKKLKIQLNKFISAPCVNVEIQAESAKYELPEFETPNSEVPCASDAVVIKYTPELGRHVVATRKIRPGEILAAEKPFAMFLMPENVYTHCSKCLQVSMAMTPCNYCVNAMYCSQACKEQAWEEYHEIECAIIGPLLMSGFNMLGLFSMRLAILATQKGKYLDKLKKQLEEIDNHKDPRTKGFSADGKLHSDQYGSIYSLVTNTQKRSAQDLLDRAFKAAYITYILSRESNIFGEKLMLDCDVLAKNAAATFVGGLILKHQQIIPSNVRVFSELRGVEDYENGAAAMPFYSLFNHSCDSSVTRSVQKDHIILYAMYPIEKGEQIYDNYGVHYALSERSKRQKKLLEQFYFKCNCEPCTNDWPVYNKIRSYQAQLLTQHVKNRLKQILRNHTRYIDLAYERKTDQDPNMLNNLLRMIEEVYELVKRPCVELNNVVETVKHYYALQGKRFDVPLKPYEK is encoded by the exons ATGGCACAAAGTCTTTGCAGA ATGGAAGCCTTCTTGCTAGATTTGAATCGTAAGATTCTGGCTAGAACAAATAATCAAGAGCTGCTCATTGAATTTAGCCAAATGCAGAATGATGAAGAACGAGTAATATTTGCTTTGCAAAGAATGATAAAGTATAAAATGAACCTTAATTATGAATCATTGCATAAGAATTCTGAAAAGTCGATACAACTAAAAGCACagggaaataaattatttatcggtgGGTGGGATTATAAAGCAGTTGTGAAATACACTGAAAGCATAGCGTATGCAACAAAGTCATCCGAAGAACTGGCTTTGACTTATGCAAATAGATCTGCAGCACTCTTTAGAATTGAGAAATACCAAGACTGCATAAATGACATTGATAGAGCTTTGAGCTTGGTATACccagataaattaaaaataaaattatatgaacGTAAAGGACTCTGTCTCACAGCATTGGGTAAGCCTGATGCAGAAGCATCATTTAAGAAAGCTCTGGAGTGGCTTGACAAAATGTCTTTGGATGAagacaaaacaaagaaattgaaaattcagctgaacaaatttatttcggCCCCGTGCGTAAATGTTGAAATACAGGCAGAGTCAGCAAAATATGAATTACCTGAGTTTGAAACTCCGAATTCAGAAGTCCCATGCGCTTCAGATGCagttgtaataaaatatacgccTGAATTGGGCAGGCATGTTGTTGCCACTCGCAAGATCAGACCAGGAGAAATTTTAGCAGCAGAAAAACCATTTGCTATGTTTCTCATGCCTGAAAACGTTTACACACACTGTTCCAAGTGTTTGCAAGTTTCTATGGCCATGACTCCATGCAATTATTGCGTTAATGCTATGTATTGTTCACAAGCTTGTAAAGAACAGGCCTGGGAGGAGTATCATGAAATTGAGTGCGCCATTATTGGGCCTTTACTAATGTCAGGGTTCAACATGTTGGGGCTATTTAGTATGAGGCTAGCCATCCTGGCGACTCAGAAAGGAAAATATTTGGACAAACTGAAAAAACAACTTGAAGAAATTGATAACCATAAAG ATCCACGCACGAAGGGATTTTCTGCTGATGGAAAGTTGCACAGTGATCAATATGGCAGTATTTATAGTCTGGTGACTAATACTCAAAAACGTTCAGCCCAGGATCTCTTGGATAGAGCATTCAAAGCAGCTTATATCACATACATATTGAGTCGTGAAAGTAATATATTTGGCGAAAAATTGATGCTTGATTGTGATGTATTAGCAAAAAATGCAGCAGCTACATTTGTGGGTGGGCTGATACTAAAGCATCAGCAAATAATTCCCAGCAACGTTCGTGTG TTTTCGGAGCTTCGTGGTGTAGAAGATTATGAGAATGGAGCTGCAGCAATGCCATTTTATAGTCTTTTTAATCATAGCTGTGACTCAAGTGTGACGAGGAGCGTGCAGAAAGATCATATAATTCTCTATGCTATGTACCCGATTGAGAAAGGTGAACAG ATATATGACAATTATGGAGTTCACTATGCTCTGTCCGAGAGGAGTAAACGGCAGAAAAAACTACTCGAACAATTCTACTTCAAGTGCAATTGCGAACCCTGCACCAACGATTGGCCTGTTTATAACAAAATTCGTAGTTATCAG GCACAACTGCTCACACAACACGTGAAAAATAGGCTAAAACAAATCCTTCGAAACCATACCAGATATATCGATCTTGCCTATGAAAGGAAAACAGATCAGGACCCTAATATGTTGAATAATCTATTGAGGATGATTGAGGAAGTTTATGAGCTTGTGAAGAGACCTTGTGTCGAATTGAATAACGTTGTGGAGACAGTTAAGCATTACTACGCTTTACAAGGGAAAAGATTTGATGTACCACTCAAACCGTACgag aaGTGA